Proteins from a genomic interval of Nematostella vectensis chromosome 12, jaNemVect1.1, whole genome shotgun sequence:
- the LOC116603687 gene encoding WW domain-binding protein 11 isoform X1, with product MGRRSTYTTKSGKFMNPTDQARKEARKRELKKNKKQRKMVREAVLKTKDPKRILDEIEKIETFEIDAGAEPLPNDKALKDKKKKLRETLERLQKLYEKDDPRKAGEIQKLLDDSDQRRQHAYLEAYESKRVAEMMAMEYSDIPLPTGIPLSQPGVPMPSDIPLPGALPGQQTLPPGLIPPGPPPGDPPVQSGKSIPPGVAQPGPPPGAPTIHPPGVGPEDLGELGRGSHGNDDDSDSGTSESGLDEDEYNPEVGAGYGKTDTGADDSQDSDRPRSVRFADEVEPAKGDGSTSSVQKALLKIAGQADQANRKPDNRQATPGPPPGAPPGPPPRGMPQMGGSSIQPNFPIRPPPNMMENPPRMFPPGPPPGRPPGPPPGMPGGLPPGPPPGMPPNMAGNLMNRGPRPLMQQPMMPPGGPPPRMMRPPGPPTRMMPPPQGAVLSAPPSVISKPPMAMGDGAPAGILKKEGAAIIYAKPQIRNTQAELTKLVPTSLRIKREAPKTKGKSKEAEEQMMLQPQQPSHPVTGKATKDDAYAQFMREMEGLL from the exons ATGGGGAGGAGGTCAACGTACACCACCAAGAGTGGGAAGTTTATGAATCCGACCGATCAAGCCC GAAAGGAGGCAAGAAAAAGAGAATTGAAAAAG AACAAGAAACAGAGGAAAATGGTGAGAGAAGCTGTTCTGAAGACGAAAGATCCTAAGAGAATCCTTGATGAAATTGAGAAGATTGAGACttttg AGATTGATGCTGGTGCTGAGCCTCTTCCGAATGACAAAGCACTGaaagacaagaaaaagaaacttaGAGAGACTCTCGAAAGATTACAAAAACTTTAT gaaAAAGATGACCCAAGAAAAGCTGGTGAAATACAAAA ATTATTAGATGACAGTGACCAAAGAAGACAGCATGCCTATCTGGAGGCTTATG AATCAAAGCGCGTAGCTGAAATGATGGCAATGGAATATTCCGATATCCCTCTTCCTACTGGGATACCCCTCTCCCAGCCAGGAGTACCTATGCCGAGCGATATCCCTTTACCAGGCGCATTACCTGGCCAACA AACACTACCTCCAGGACTTATCCCCCCTGGTCCACCCCCTGGTGACCCCCCTGTCCAATCAGGGAAATCTATTCCTCCAGGAGTGGCACAACCAGGCCCTCCCCCAGGGGCACCCACTATCCACCCCCCTGGTGTGGGGCCTGAGGACCTTGGTGAGCTTGGCAGGGGCAGCCATGGTAATGACGAtgacagtgatagtggtaCAAGCGAGTCAGGACTGGATGAGGATGAGTATAATCCAGAGGTCGGCGCTGGTTATGGGAAGACAGATACAGGAGCAGATGATTCTCAAG ACTCTGATCGACCCAGAAGTGTGCGGTTTGCTGATGAAGTTGAACCGGCAAAGGGAGATGGCTCAACATCATCTGTACAAAAAGCACTGCTTAAGATTGCTGGCCAGGCGGACCAAGCCAACAGAAAA CCTGACAACAGACAAGCAACTCCTGGCCCACCCCCTGGTGCCCCACCCGGCCCGCCCCCCCGAGGAATGCCACAAATGGGAGGCAGCTCCATCCAGCCCAACTTCCCAATCCGACCTCCCCCTAACATGATGGAAAATCCCCCTCGCATGTTCCCCCCGGGCCCCCCTCCTGGAAGACCCCCAGGGCCACCCCCTGGAATGCCGGGTGGGCTCCCCCCTGGGCCGCCACCTGGGATGCCTCCTAATATGGCTGGTAACCTCATGAACCGGGGGCCTAGGCCCCTGATGCAGCAGCCTATGATGCCGCCTGGGGGTCCTCCTCCGCGCATGATGAGACCCCCTGGACCACCAACCAGGATGATGCCACCACCACAGGGTGCAGTGCTGTCTGCCCCGCCCTCGGTTATAAGCAAGCCACCCATGGCAATGGGTGATGGCGCCCCAG CTGGGATCCTTAAAAAGGAAGGTGCAGCAATCATCTATGCCAAACCACAGATTCGAAATACACAGGCTGAGCTAACCAAACTAGTCCCGACCTCACTCAGAATCAAGCGTGAGGCGCCCAAGACAAAGGGCAAATCCAAGGAAGCCGAGGAGCAGATGATGTTGCAACCCCAACAGCCATCACATCCCGTTACTGGAAAAGCTACAAAGGACGATGCTTATGCCCAGTTTATGAGGGAAATGGAAGGCTTACTTTAA
- the LOC116603687 gene encoding WW domain-binding protein 11 isoform X2 produces MVREAVLKTKDPKRILDEIEKIETFEIDAGAEPLPNDKALKDKKKKLRETLERLQKLYEKDDPRKAGEIQKLLDDSDQRRQHAYLEAYESKRVAEMMAMEYSDIPLPTGIPLSQPGVPMPSDIPLPGALPGQQTLPPGLIPPGPPPGDPPVQSGKSIPPGVAQPGPPPGAPTIHPPGVGPEDLGELGRGSHGNDDDSDSGTSESGLDEDEYNPEVGAGYGKTDTGADDSQDSDRPRSVRFADEVEPAKGDGSTSSVQKALLKIAGQADQANRKPDNRQATPGPPPGAPPGPPPRGMPQMGGSSIQPNFPIRPPPNMMENPPRMFPPGPPPGRPPGPPPGMPGGLPPGPPPGMPPNMAGNLMNRGPRPLMQQPMMPPGGPPPRMMRPPGPPTRMMPPPQGAVLSAPPSVISKPPMAMGDGAPAGILKKEGAAIIYAKPQIRNTQAELTKLVPTSLRIKREAPKTKGKSKEAEEQMMLQPQQPSHPVTGKATKDDAYAQFMREMEGLL; encoded by the exons ATGGTGAGAGAAGCTGTTCTGAAGACGAAAGATCCTAAGAGAATCCTTGATGAAATTGAGAAGATTGAGACttttg AGATTGATGCTGGTGCTGAGCCTCTTCCGAATGACAAAGCACTGaaagacaagaaaaagaaacttaGAGAGACTCTCGAAAGATTACAAAAACTTTAT gaaAAAGATGACCCAAGAAAAGCTGGTGAAATACAAAA ATTATTAGATGACAGTGACCAAAGAAGACAGCATGCCTATCTGGAGGCTTATG AATCAAAACGCGTAGCTGAAATGATGGCAATGGAATATTCAGATATCCCTCTTCCTACTGGGATACCCCTCTCCCAGCCAGGAGTACCTATGCCGAGCGATATCCCTTTACCAGGCGCATTACCTGGCCAACA AACACTACCTCCAGGACTTATCCCCCCTGGTCCACCCCCTGGTGACCCCCCTGTCCAATCAGGGAAATCTATTCCTCCAGGAGTGGCACAACCAGGCCCTCCCCCAGGGGCACCCACTATCCACCCCCCTGGTGTGGGGCCTGAGGACCTTGGTGAGCTTGGCAGGGGCAGCCATGGTAATGACGAtgacagtgatagtggtaCAAGCGAGTCAGGACTGGATGAGGATGAGTATAATCCAGAGGTCGGCGCTGGTTATGGGAAGACAGATACAGGAGCAGATGATTCTCAAG ACTCTGATCGACCCAGAAGTGTGCGGTTTGCTGATGAAGTTGAACCGGCAAAGGGAGATGGCTCAACATCATCTGTACAAAAAGCACTGCTTAAGATTGCTGGCCAGGCGGACCAAGCCAACAGAAAA CCTGACAACAGACAAGCAACTCCTGGCCCACCCCCTGGTGCCCCACCCGGCCCGCCCCCCCGAGGAATGCCACAAATGGGAGGCAGCTCCATCCAGCCCAACTTCCCAATCCGACCTCCCCCTAACATGATGGAAAATCCCCCTCGCATGTTCCCCCCGGGCCCCCCTCCTGGAAGACCCCCAGGGCCACCCCCTGGAATGCCGGGTGGGCTCCCCCCTGGGCCGCCACCTGGGATGCCTCCTAATATGGCTGGTAACCTCATGAACCGGGGGCCTAGGCCCCTGATGCAGCAGCCTATGATGCCGCCTGGGGGTCCTCCTCCGCGCATGATGAGACCCCCTGGACCACCAACCAGGATGATGCCACCACCACAGGGTGCAGTGCTGTCTGCCCCGCCCTCGGTTATAAGCAAGCCACCCATGGCAATGGGTGATGGCGCCCCAG CTGGGATCCTTAAAAAGGAAGGTGCAGCAATCATCTATGCCAAACCACAGATTCGAAATACACAGGCTGAGCTAACCAAACTAGTCCCGACCTCACTCAGAATCAAGCGTGAGGCGCCCAAGACAAAGGGCAAATCCAAGGAAGCCGAGGAGCAGATGATGTTGCAACCCCAACAGCCATCACATCCCGTTACTGGAAAAGCTACAAAGGACGATGCTTATGCCCAGTTTATGAGGGAAATGGAAGGCTTACTTTAA
- the LOC5520265 gene encoding phospholipid-transporting ATPase ABCA3-like isoform X3, which produces MSKARHFLLLFWKNWTLGRRAPVRSFFEICFPLFYIVLLVLLRAFLIKDHQKEQSNYPQFQVNKLPKGLIEKSWNFGYSPNTSDVQTVMQNVAKNLGFKMDSYSGFKTEDEMVTFLVNAAAMNSFLGGVYFETTPNNSFVNYKIRLSSRARNSKKSKFRKFGGDPTTAWNTQFTFPVFQVPGPRSPNATHGGPPEYYDEGFLAIQHAIDKSILEYKGVDIFNNLTIGLRRYPYPAYLDDPFILVIQQTLPLLLMLSLVVTALYIVKDIVHEKERKLKESLKMMGLSGWLHWLAWFTKYFIFILFTVIIASILFTTKFNSNGKILNKSDPSVIFVFLLLFAVSSIMFCFLVSVFFSKANIAAAAGGIIWFCSYIPYFFVSQNYDNMSIGLKLLSCILSNCAMGMGSLLIGKFEGRGTGVQWSNINEGVSVDDTMTLGLVMWMMVGDCLLYGVITWYIEAVFPGEYGTPQRWYFPCLPSYWCGKNRPDGDNDFHNGHLPNASTEFLEKEPSRLHAGVVINSLKKVFSENGKKVAVDGVSLNMYEGQITALLGHNGAGKTTLMSMLTGLFPPTSGNAVVNGCSITDDISGVRSSLGLCPQHDVLFDRLTVEEHLWMFGLLKGCTLKGVMREVDSMITRVGLVDKRHTQTRALSGGMKRKLSVGIALIGNSKVVMLDEPTSGMDPSARRFTWELLQQERQHRTILLTTHFMDEADLLGDRIAIMAEGHIKCCGSSLFLKNKYGVGYHMAVVKGPSCNAGKVTEVVQKFVPTAQLESNVGAELSYILPSEATGRFEELFTELETRGTELGIMSFGASVTTMEEVFLKVGEEMDDSITKILQNQDGDEPREQEPGRVSDDVLEHQIDIKDTNNLGIFSGASGLHSTSRRNGGLQLAIQRWYAMFVKKFLHSRRHKLSIISQLLLPLVFTLMALINAKTFPQPEDSPALHLNVSDFGKNVVLYKGPTDKWSSAMMYARSYKDQFIGSEAKTVLVRDNMSDFIIAEGKRIGLGTFNLHHLVAASFTQEDASLVNVTAWFNNQALHSTAVALAAVHNGLLQNALGRNHSISTTNHPLPRTTKDTIDDLSRNGVGFLISFNMLFGMAFLASSFVVFLVQERTNKAKHVQFVSGVTPIGYWTSAYLWDMINFLIPTLSLIILLAAFDVPAYQGPRLGYTFVLLMIYGWAVIPLMYIFSFVFRTAANAFVILTVFNIITGLATLLTVFILSIPGLDLLDVADALKWAFLVLPNYCLGQGIGDIFSNYDSLTIFNEAVDACVKELGPTFRNICIKTIEQLAGSRLQFQDNYLAWDNPGIGRYLIFMSLEGLVFFLVVLVIEYGVFRRLLLVCRRGCEAKDPQIELNSSTCTVEDDDVFEEKKRVAAGNTRGDVLILDELTKVFREKIGGASLLAVDHLSLGVPMGECFGLLGINGAGKTTTFRMLTGDETMTSGTATVDNYDIRRNMNQVRQHIGYCPQFG; this is translated from the exons ATGTCAAAGGCCAGGCATTTTCTGCTCCTGTTCTGGAAAAACTGGACTCTTGGTAGACGTGCACCTGTTAGAAGCTTTTTTGAGATTTGTTTTCCTCTGTTTTATATTGTTCTACTGGTTCTTCTCAGAGCTTTTCTGATAAAAGATCACCAAAAAGAGCAATCAAACTATCCACAATTTCAAGTGAATAAATTGCCTAAAGGACTAATTGAAAAATCATGGAATTTTGGATATTCACCAAACACCTCAGATGTTCAGACAGTTATGCAAAATGTTGCTAAAAACTTGGGATTCAAAATGGATAGTTATTCAGGTTTTAAGACAGAAGATGAAATGGTTACATTTCTGGTTAATGCAGCAGCTATGAATTCTTTCCTTGGTGGTGTATATTTTGAGACCACTCCTAACAACTCCTTTGTCAACTACAAAATCAGACTCAGCTCTAGAGCTCGGAATTCAAAGAAAAGTAAATTTAGAAAATTTGGAGGTGACCCTACCACTGCCTGGAATACACAGTTTACATTTCCAGTCTTCCAGGTTCCTGGCCCAAGAAGTCCTAATGCAACTCATGGTGGACCACCTGAGTACTACGATGAGGGATTTCTGGCCATCCAGCATGCCATTGACAAGTCCATTCTAGAGTATAAGGGTGTTGATATCTTTAATAACTTAACAATAGGCCTCAGGCGTTACCCCTACCCTGCCTACCTGGATGACCCATTTATACTGGTCATACAGCAGACGCTACCATTGCTGTTGATGTTGTCTTTGGTAGTTACTGCACTCTATATTGTCAAGGATATTGTCCatgaaaaagagagaaaattgaAG GAATCCCTTAAGATGATGGGTCTATCCGGATGGCTTCACTGGCTGGCATGGTTCACCAAGTACTTCATTTTCATTCTCTTCACCGTCATCATTGCCTCCATTCTCTTCACAACAAAATTCAACTCTAATGGAAAAATCCTCAACAAAAGTGACCCAAGcgttatatttgtttttcttctccTCTTCGCTGTATCGTCCATCATGTTTTGCTTCCTTGTCAGTGTTTTCTTCTCGAAGGCAAACATCGCAGCAGCCGCTGGTGGCATCATCTGGTTCTGCTCGTACATCCCATACTTTTTCGTATCTCAAAACTATGATAACATGTCTATAGGCCTTAAACTGCTCTCATGTATACTGTCTAACTGTGCGATGGGCATGGGGTCGTTACTGATAGGTAAATTTGAAGGGCGTGGCACAGGGGTACAATGGAGTAACATTAATGAAGGGGTGTCTGTTGATGACACTATGACATTAGGTCTAGTCATGTGGATGATGGTCGGAGACTGTTTGTTGTATGGTGTCATTACCTGGTATATCGAGGCAGTGTTCCCAGGTGAATATGGTACACCACAAAGATGGTACTTCCCTTGTTTGCCGAGCTACTGGTGTGGAAAAAATAGACCG GATGGAGATAATGATTTTCACAATGGGCACCTGCCTAATGCCTCTACAGAGTTTCTTGAAAAGGAACCAAGCCGCCTTCATGCTGGGGTTGTTATCAACTCCTTAAAGAAAGTCTTCTCTGAAAATG GAAAAAAAGTCGCAGTGGATGGAGTGTCTTTGAATATGTACGAAGGTCAGATAACAGCTCTCCTTGGGCATAATGGCGCGGGCAAGACGACACTTATGTCGATGCTGACCGGGCTTTTCCCACCAACCTCGGGGAATGCTGTCGTCAATGGATGTAGTATTACAGATGACATTTCTGGCGTGCGCAGTAGCCTTG GTCTCTGCCCCCAACATGACGTGCTGTTTGACCGGCTCACCGTGGAAGAGCACCTGTGGATGTTTGGTCTGCTGAAAGGCTGCACTTTGAAGGGTGTCATGAGGGAGGTGGACTCCATGATTACCCGAGTGGGGCTAGTAGACAAGAGACACACCCAGACCCGCGCCTTGTCCGGAGGAATGAAGAGGAAGTTGTCTGTTGGCATCGCTCTGATCGGAAACTCTAAG GTTGTGATGCTAGACGAGCCCACCTCGGGTATGGACCCATCCGCTCGTCGCTTCACGTGGGAACTTCTTCAGCAGGAGCGCCAGCACCGTACCATCCTTCTCACCACGCACTTCATGGACGAGGCCGACCTCCTGGGTGATCGCATCGCCATTATGGCAGAAGGCCATATCAAGTGCTGTGGTAGCTCGCTCttcttgaaaaataaatacgGAGTGGGTTATCACATGGCTGTGGTGAAGGGACCATCATGCAACGCTGGTAAAGTGACGGAGGTTGTACAGAAATTTGTGCCTACTGCTCAATTGGAAAGCAACGTAG GTGCCGAGCTCTCATACATTCTCCCAAGCGAGGCGACCGGTCGGTTTGAAGAGTTGTTTACAGAGCTCGAGACACGTGGTACAGAGCTCGGGATCATGAGTTTTGGAGCGTCTGTCACCACTATGGAGGAAGTGTTCCTTAAAGTCGGGGAAGAAATGGATGACTCGATTACCAAGATACTACAGAATCAGGACGGTGATGAGCCAAGAGAACAGGAACCAggtaggg TTTCAGATGATGTCCTTGAACATCAAATCGACATCAAAGACACCAATAACCTTGGCATCTTCAGCGGAGCATCTGGTCTACACTCAACGTCCCGTCGCAATGGCGGCCTCCAATTGGCCATCCAGCGATGGTACGCCATGTTTGTCAAGAAATTTCTTCACTCCAGGCGCCACAAGCTGTCAATCATCTCACAGCTCTTGCTTCCATTGGTGTTTACGCTGATGGCGTTGATAAATGCCAAGACGTTTCCTCAACCAGAGGATTCACCGGCGTTACATCTTAACGTCAGCGACTTCGGCAAAAATGTGGTCTTGTACAAGGGCCCGACTGACAAATG GTCAAGCGCTATGATGTACGCAAGGTCATACAAGGACCAGTTCATTGGAAGTGAGGCCAAGACAGTCTTGGTTCGGGATAACATGAGTGACTTTatcattgctgaaggaaaacGTATTGGTCTGGGGACTTTCAACCTGCATCACCTCGTGGCGGCCTCGTTCACCCAGGAGGATGCAAGCTTAG TGAATGTGACAGCATGGTTTAACAACCAAGCCTTACATTCCACCGCCGTCGCACTGGCTGCAGTACACAATGGCCTTCTGCAAAACGCACTCGGGAGAAATCACTCCATCAGTACGACAAACCACCCACTGCCTCGCACAACCAAGGACACCATCGACGATCTTAGCAG GAATGGCGTGGGGTTCCTGATCTCATTCAACATGCTGTTTGGTATGGCGTTCCTGGCATCCAGCTTCGTGGTGTTCCTAGTCCAAGAGCGCACCAACAAAGCCAAACACGTCCAGTTCGTGAGTGGTGTCACGCCTATTGGTTACTGGACATCGGCGTACTTATGGGACATGATCAACTTCCTCATTCCTACTCTGTCCCTCATAATTCTTTTGGCAGCGTTCGATGTCCCCGCCTACCAGG GACCTCGCCTGGGCTACACCTTCGTCCTATTGATGATCTACGGCTGGGCCGTCATTCCTCTTATGTACATCTTCTCCTTCGTGTTTCGTACCGCCGCCAACGCCTTCGTGATTCTCACAGTATTTAACATCATCACAGGCCTGGCGACCCTACTGACAG TGTTTATCCTGAGTATTCCTGGACTGGACTTGTTGGACGTGGCCGATGCCCTCAAATGGGCATTCCTTGTGCTGCCTAATTACTGCCTCGGGCAAGGGATCGGAGACATCTTCTCAAACTACGATAGTCTTACGATCTTTAATGAAGCCGTGGATGCGTGCGTCAAGGAGCTCGGCCCAACATTCCGCAACATATGCATCAAGACGATAGAACAGCTAGCAG GCTCCAGGCTGCAATTCCAAGACAATTACCTGGCCTGGGATAATCCGGGTATCGGCCGCTACCTGATCTTCATGTCGCTTGAGGGTCTTGTTTTCTTCCTGGTCGTCCTGGTCATCGAGTACGGCGTGTTTCGTAGACTGCTGCTCGTCTGTCGCCGCGGGTGTGAGGCCAAGGATCCGCAAATCGAACTGAACTCCAGCACGTGCACGGTGGAGGACGATGATGTGTTCGAGGAGAAGAAGCGCGTTGCTGCTGGCAACACTAGAGGTGACGTGCTGATCTTGGATGAGCTCACCAAGGTCTTCCGTGAGAAAATAG GAGGTGCCTCTCTTCTAGCTGTCGATCATCTATCCCTGGGGGTACCCATGGGGGAGTGTTTTGGTCTTCTTGGGATTAATGGTGCAGGGAAGACCACGACCTTTAGGATGCTGACTGGTGACGAGACGATGACCTCAGGGACGGCCACGGTGGATAACTACGATATACGACGCAATATGAACCAG GTACGGCAGCATATCGGCTACTGTCCTCAGTTCGGGTAG
- the LOC116603622 gene encoding cannabinoid receptor type 1B, which produces MDEFNPGNGTYGNCLAPFTAVDIFYFCLCSACGLLAILLNSIIIFTISKSHSLRQNPSHYVLWSLCVADLTVGLVLSPVLSHIYASCQYTSADDIFFIQNMVSTTFSMSAVTLDRYAYIRWPLKYELYATNSRYWCAIFMVWVSSAAFAMPVLFLSEDDIVVLWLTVTSTTLILPFSIIMVSYAHIVAISRNRISVTYNACSTEGQNRLQSSLRNSKAAKTFAIIAGTFLLTFGPNCVLSIYTYLTNTEEDLENLWLWLTLLIFISAIANPLIYTMRNRELRRAVKRIMRLP; this is translated from the coding sequence ATGGATGAGTTTAACCCGGGGAACGGGACGTACGGAAATTGCTTAGCACCATTCACAGCCGTAGATATCTTCTACTTCTGTTTGTGCAGCGCCTGCGGATTACTGGCGATTCTACTTAATAGTATTATCATTTTTACTATTTCAAAAAGTCACAGCTTACGACAAAACCCATCACACTACGTCTTATGGTCTCTCTGCGTAGCCGACCTAACAGTGGGGCTAGTATTGAGCCCTGTGTTATCCCATATTTACGCGTCTTGTCAGTACACTAGCGCCGAcgacatttttttcattcaaaacaTGGTTAGCACGACGTTTAGCATGTCCGCCGTGACTCTAGACCGGTATGCTTACATACGCTGGCCTCTGAAGTACGAGTTGTACGCTACGAACTCGAGATACTGGTGCGCCATTTTCATGGTTTGGGTCTCATCAGCGGCGTTTGCGATGCCCGTGTTGTTTCTGAGTGAAGACGATATAGTGGTGCTGTGGCTTACTGTCACATCAACGACCCTCATACTTCCATTCAGCATTATTATGGTTAGCTATGCTCACATCGTCGCTATCTCAAGAAACCGTATAAGCGTAACTTATAATGCTTGTTCTACGGAAGGTCAAAACCGATTGCAAAGTTCCTTAAGAAATAGCAAGGCCGCAAAGACTTTCGCTATTATTGCCGGTACGTTCTTGTTAACATTTGGACCCAACTGCGTCCTTAGTATATATACATATCTTACAAATACGGAAGAGGACCTGGAAAATCTATGGCTTTGGTTAACTCTTTTGATATTCATTAGCGCAATTGCGAATCCTTTGATATACACCATGAGAAACCGAGAGTTAAGGCGAGCAGTGAAAAGGATAATGAGGCTACCTTGA